In the Hippoglossus stenolepis isolate QCI-W04-F060 chromosome 14, HSTE1.2, whole genome shotgun sequence genome, one interval contains:
- the si:dkey-51e6.1 gene encoding 14 kDa phosphohistidine phosphatase produces MADALAKVPEVEIDPEGTFKYILVRVKGKDVDVHKDIVRGTKSAEYHNHIFEKVNPAMEALGMECKCLGGGKIEHNSQEKKLRVFGESTAFGKADHSVSAEKLKNTFSSYEITWSDDKK; encoded by the exons ATGGCAGACGCTCTGGCTAAAGTCCCCGAGGTGGAGATCGATCCAGAAGGGACCTTTAAGTACATCCTGGTCAGAGTGAAAGGGAAAGATGTCGATGTGCACAAAGACATAGTCCGAGGCACAAAAAGTGCAGAGTATCACA ATCACATATTTGAGAAGGTCAACCCGGCTATGGAGGCCCTGGGGATGGAGTGCAAATGCCTCGGAGGAGGGAAGATAGAGCACAACAGCCAAGAGAAGAAACTCCGGGTGTTTGGAGAATCTACT GCCTTTGGCAAAGCAGACCAttctgtgtctgcagagaaGTTGAAGAACACCTTCAGCAGCTATGAGATCACCTGGTCTGATGACAAAAAATAG
- the sele gene encoding E-selectin isoform X3, whose product MEFCFGLFQTRGSKISWTSQMLLCSMLCMWTTVESWSYFYSNTTMDWEQARSWCRENYTDMVAIQNQDEIGHLNAWLPRAPTYYWIGIRKIDNVWTWVGTNKPLTAEATNWAQGEPNNGKQGRSGKREDCVEMYIKREKQTGKWNDEQCSKQKTALCYTAACKNDSCRYGDCVETINSHTCACFDGFYGEKCEEVVKCEQMEVTVPYKGSVNCTHKYGNFSFNSSCEYSCEEGYELSMSRPLRCTGSKEWSEQPPTCEAVQCPELTRPEGGSMNCFTPLGHSRYQSTCVFACDEGYIQAGSSSDTLQCEASGRWNASQPSCVAITCQDPEGAPHLITTCSSSSSELRLGSTCSFDCGAGFVLQGADTVLCSDDGRWSGAIPTCKAMECPAPEIPTSGRISCSLPLSSPASPETPHPLGMVCTFTCDEGHELDGAPSMECEDPGQWTSSPPTCTVVKCEQKEVTVPYKGSVNCTHKYGNFSFDSSCEYSCEEGYELSMSRPLRCTGSKEWSEQPPTCEAVQCPELTRPEGGSMNCFTPLGHSRYQSTCVFACDEGYVQAGSSSDTLQCEASGRWNASQPSCVAITCQDPEGAPHLITTCSSSSSELRLGSTCSFDCGAGFVLQGADTVLCSDDGRWSGAIPTCKAMECPAPEIPTSGRISCSLPLSSPASPETPHPLGMVCTFTCDEGHELEGAPSMECEDPGQWTSSPPTCTALRCPLLEAPENGDINCSNSELVFNSQCSFTCTPEYSLDGHELLNCDRHGNWTGERPTCQASPSKMSAITSGVAAGGALLSGLFLVIWILKRLKQKKKDTFELSSNSDIEAPPQVYKNSFDSLI is encoded by the exons ATG GAGTTCTGCTTTGGATTATTTCAGACACGTGGATCCAAGATCTCATGGACCAGCCAGATGCTTCTTTGTTCAA TGCTGTGCATGTGGACTACTGTGGAGAGCTGGTCTTACTTCTACTCCAACACCACTATGGATTGGGAGCAAGCTAGATCCTGGTGCAGGGAGAACTACACGGACATGGTGGCCATCCAGAACCAGGACGAGATCGGGCATCTCAACGCCTGGCTGCCCAGGGCACCCACTTACTACTGGATTGGGATCCGCAAGATCGACAATGTCTGGACCTGGGTGGGCACCAACAAGCCTCTGACAGCAGAAGCAACCAACTGGGCACAGGGTGAACCAAACAACGGCAAGCAGGGGCGTTCCGGGAAGAGGGAGGACTGTGTGGAGATGTACataaagagggagaagcagACAGGCAAGTGGAATGATGAGCAGTGCAGCAAACAGAAGACCGCTCTGTGCTACACAG CGGCCTGTAAGAATGACTCATGTCGCTATGGAGACTGCGTGGAAACCATCAACAGCCACACGTGCGCTTGTTTCGATGGCTTTTATGGAGAGAAGTGTGAAGAGG TTGTTAAGTGTGAACAAATGGAGGTGACTGTCCCTTATAAAGGAAGTGTCAACTGCACTCACAAGTATGGAAACTTCTCCTTCAACTCATCGTGCGAGTATTCCTGTGAGGAAGGATACGAGCTGAGTATGTCGAGACCCCTGAGATGCACTGGCTCCAAAGAGTGGTCGGAGCAGCCTCCTACATGTGAAG CCGTCCAGTGTCCGGAGCTGACTCGTCCTGAAGGAGGATCCATGAATTGCTTCACTCCTCTGGGCCACTCGAGGTACCAGTCCAcctgtgtgtttgcctgtgacGAGGGCTACATCCAAGCTGGTTCCTCCTCTGACACTCTGCAATGTGAGGCATCAGGACGGTGGAATGCCTCGCAGCCGTCTTGTGTTG CAATCACATGTCAGGATCCAGAGGGAGCTCCTCACCTGATCACCACGTGCAGCAGCTCTTCCTCTGAGCTGCGGCTAGGCTCCACCTGCAGCTTCGACTGTGGAGCCGGCTTTGTGCTGCAGGGAGCAGACACCGTGCTGTGTTCTGATGACGGGCGGTGGAGTGGAGCCATACCTACCTGCAAAG CAATGGAATGTCCTGCCCCCGAGATTCCAACAAGTGGCCGCATCAGCTGcagcctccctctgtcttcacCTGCTTCTCCCGAGACCCCCCATCCACTTGGTATGGTCTGCACTTTTACCTGTGACGAAGGCCACGAGTTGGACGGTGCTCCCAGCATGGAGTGTGAGGATCCAGGCCAGTGGACCTCCTCACCACCCACGTGCACAG TTGTTAAGTGTGAACAAAAGGAGGTGACTGTCCCTTATAAAGGAAGTGTCAACTGCACTCACAAGTACGGAAACTTCTCCTTCGACTCATCGTGCGAGTATTCCTGTGAGGAAGGATACGAGCTGAGTATGTCGAGACCCCTGAGATGCACTGGCTCCAAAGAGTGGTCGGAGCAGCCTCCTACATGTGAAG CCGTCCAGTGTCCGGAGCTGACTCGTCCTGAAGGAGGATCCATGAATTGCTTCACTCCTCTGGGCCACTCGAGGTACCAGTCCAcctgtgtgtttgcctgtgacGAGGGCTACGTCCAAGCTGGTTCCTCCTCTGACACTCTGCAATGTGAGGCATCAGGACGGTGGAATGCCTCGCAGCCGTCTTGTGTTG CGATCACATGTCAGGATCCAGAGGGAGCTCCTCACCTGATCACCACGTGCAGCAGCTCTTCCTCTGAGCTGCGGCTAGGCTCTACCTGCAGCTTCGACTGTGGAGCCGGCTTTGTGCTGCAGGGAGCAGACACCGTGCTGTGTTCTGATGACGGGCGGTGGAGTGGAGCCATACCTACCTGCAAAG CAATGGAATGTCCTGCCCCCGAGATTCCAACAAGTGGCCGCATCAGCTGcagcctccctctgtcttcacCTGCTTCTCCCGAGACCCCCCATCCACTTGGTATGGTCTGCACTTTTACCTGTGACGAAGGCCACGAGTTGGAAGGTGCTCCCAGCATGGAGTGTGAGGATCCAGGCCAGTGGACCTCCTCACCACCCACGTGCACAG CTCTAAGGTGCCCGTTGCTCGAGGCTCCAGAAAATGGTGACATCAACTGCTCAAACAGCGAGCTTGTGTTCAACTCTCAGTGCTCCTTCACGTGCACCCCAGAATACTCCCTGGATGGGCATGAGCTGCTGAACTGTGATCGCCATGGCAACTGGACTGGGGAGAGACCCACCTgccaag CTTCCCCATCCAAGATGAGTGCTATAACCTCTGGTgtggcagcagggggcgctctgCTAAGTGGTCTGTTTCTTGTTATTTGGATCCTGAAACGactgaaacagaagaagaaagacacatTTGAGCTGAGCAG TAACTCCGACATAGAGGCCCCTCCCCAGGTCTACAAAAACAGCTTTGACAGTCTCATATAG
- the sele gene encoding E-selectin isoform X1: MEFCFGLFQTRGSKISWTSQMLLCSMLCMWTTVESWSYFYSNTTMDWEQARSWCRENYTDMVAIQNQDEIGHLNAWLPRAPTYYWIGIRKIDNVWTWVGTNKPLTAEATNWAQGEPNNGKQGRSGKREDCVEMYIKREKQTGKWNDEQCSKQKTALCYTAACKNDSCRYGDCVETINSHTCACFDGFYGEKCEEVVKCEQMEVTVPYKGSVNCTHKYGNFSFNSSCEYSCEEGYELSMSRPLRCTGSKEWSEQPPTCEAVQCPELTRPEGGSMNCFTPLGHSRYQSTCVFACDEGYIQAGSSSDTLQCEASGRWNASQPSCVAVQLPARPTLENGFVSCGPTDMKFIYRNTCSFSCGPGYHLVGLNTVTYTSAADWGENIPRCEAITCQDPEGAPHLITTCSSSSSELRLGSTCSFDCGAGFVLQGADTVLCSDDGRWSGAIPTCKAMECPAPEIPTSGRISCSLPLSSPASPETPHPLGMVCTFTCDEGHELDGAPSMECEDPGQWTSSPPTCTVVKCEQKEVTVPYKGSVNCTHKYGNFSFDSSCEYSCEEGYELSMSRPLRCTGSKEWSEQPPTCEAVQCPELTRPEGGSMNCFTPLGHSRYQSTCVFACDEGYVQAGSSSDTLQCEASGRWNASQPSCVAITCQDPEGAPHLITTCSSSSSELRLGSTCSFDCGAGFVLQGADTVLCSDDGRWSGAIPTCKAMECPAPEIPTSGRISCSLPLSSPASPETPHPLGMVCTFTCDEGHELEGAPSMECEDPGQWTSSPPTCTALRCPLLEAPENGDINCSNSELVFNSQCSFTCTPEYSLDGHELLNCDRHGNWTGERPTCQASPSKMSAITSGVAAGGALLSGLFLVIWILKRLKQKKKDTFELSSNSDIEAPPQVYKNSFDSLI; encoded by the exons ATG GAGTTCTGCTTTGGATTATTTCAGACACGTGGATCCAAGATCTCATGGACCAGCCAGATGCTTCTTTGTTCAA TGCTGTGCATGTGGACTACTGTGGAGAGCTGGTCTTACTTCTACTCCAACACCACTATGGATTGGGAGCAAGCTAGATCCTGGTGCAGGGAGAACTACACGGACATGGTGGCCATCCAGAACCAGGACGAGATCGGGCATCTCAACGCCTGGCTGCCCAGGGCACCCACTTACTACTGGATTGGGATCCGCAAGATCGACAATGTCTGGACCTGGGTGGGCACCAACAAGCCTCTGACAGCAGAAGCAACCAACTGGGCACAGGGTGAACCAAACAACGGCAAGCAGGGGCGTTCCGGGAAGAGGGAGGACTGTGTGGAGATGTACataaagagggagaagcagACAGGCAAGTGGAATGATGAGCAGTGCAGCAAACAGAAGACCGCTCTGTGCTACACAG CGGCCTGTAAGAATGACTCATGTCGCTATGGAGACTGCGTGGAAACCATCAACAGCCACACGTGCGCTTGTTTCGATGGCTTTTATGGAGAGAAGTGTGAAGAGG TTGTTAAGTGTGAACAAATGGAGGTGACTGTCCCTTATAAAGGAAGTGTCAACTGCACTCACAAGTATGGAAACTTCTCCTTCAACTCATCGTGCGAGTATTCCTGTGAGGAAGGATACGAGCTGAGTATGTCGAGACCCCTGAGATGCACTGGCTCCAAAGAGTGGTCGGAGCAGCCTCCTACATGTGAAG CCGTCCAGTGTCCGGAGCTGACTCGTCCTGAAGGAGGATCCATGAATTGCTTCACTCCTCTGGGCCACTCGAGGTACCAGTCCAcctgtgtgtttgcctgtgacGAGGGCTACATCCAAGCTGGTTCCTCCTCTGACACTCTGCAATGTGAGGCATCAGGACGGTGGAATGCCTCGCAGCCGTCTTGTGTTG CTGTGCAGTTACCTGCTCGCCCGACGCTGGAGAATGGCTTTGTCAGCTGTGGACCCACAGATATGAAGTTCATCTACAGAAACACCTGCAGCTTCAGCTGCGGCCCTGGCTACCACCTGGTGGGACTGAACACGGTGACATACACATCAGCGGCTGATTGGGGTGAAAACATTCCTCGCTGTGAAG CAATCACATGTCAGGATCCAGAGGGAGCTCCTCACCTGATCACCACGTGCAGCAGCTCTTCCTCTGAGCTGCGGCTAGGCTCCACCTGCAGCTTCGACTGTGGAGCCGGCTTTGTGCTGCAGGGAGCAGACACCGTGCTGTGTTCTGATGACGGGCGGTGGAGTGGAGCCATACCTACCTGCAAAG CAATGGAATGTCCTGCCCCCGAGATTCCAACAAGTGGCCGCATCAGCTGcagcctccctctgtcttcacCTGCTTCTCCCGAGACCCCCCATCCACTTGGTATGGTCTGCACTTTTACCTGTGACGAAGGCCACGAGTTGGACGGTGCTCCCAGCATGGAGTGTGAGGATCCAGGCCAGTGGACCTCCTCACCACCCACGTGCACAG TTGTTAAGTGTGAACAAAAGGAGGTGACTGTCCCTTATAAAGGAAGTGTCAACTGCACTCACAAGTACGGAAACTTCTCCTTCGACTCATCGTGCGAGTATTCCTGTGAGGAAGGATACGAGCTGAGTATGTCGAGACCCCTGAGATGCACTGGCTCCAAAGAGTGGTCGGAGCAGCCTCCTACATGTGAAG CCGTCCAGTGTCCGGAGCTGACTCGTCCTGAAGGAGGATCCATGAATTGCTTCACTCCTCTGGGCCACTCGAGGTACCAGTCCAcctgtgtgtttgcctgtgacGAGGGCTACGTCCAAGCTGGTTCCTCCTCTGACACTCTGCAATGTGAGGCATCAGGACGGTGGAATGCCTCGCAGCCGTCTTGTGTTG CGATCACATGTCAGGATCCAGAGGGAGCTCCTCACCTGATCACCACGTGCAGCAGCTCTTCCTCTGAGCTGCGGCTAGGCTCTACCTGCAGCTTCGACTGTGGAGCCGGCTTTGTGCTGCAGGGAGCAGACACCGTGCTGTGTTCTGATGACGGGCGGTGGAGTGGAGCCATACCTACCTGCAAAG CAATGGAATGTCCTGCCCCCGAGATTCCAACAAGTGGCCGCATCAGCTGcagcctccctctgtcttcacCTGCTTCTCCCGAGACCCCCCATCCACTTGGTATGGTCTGCACTTTTACCTGTGACGAAGGCCACGAGTTGGAAGGTGCTCCCAGCATGGAGTGTGAGGATCCAGGCCAGTGGACCTCCTCACCACCCACGTGCACAG CTCTAAGGTGCCCGTTGCTCGAGGCTCCAGAAAATGGTGACATCAACTGCTCAAACAGCGAGCTTGTGTTCAACTCTCAGTGCTCCTTCACGTGCACCCCAGAATACTCCCTGGATGGGCATGAGCTGCTGAACTGTGATCGCCATGGCAACTGGACTGGGGAGAGACCCACCTgccaag CTTCCCCATCCAAGATGAGTGCTATAACCTCTGGTgtggcagcagggggcgctctgCTAAGTGGTCTGTTTCTTGTTATTTGGATCCTGAAACGactgaaacagaagaagaaagacacatTTGAGCTGAGCAG TAACTCCGACATAGAGGCCCCTCCCCAGGTCTACAAAAACAGCTTTGACAGTCTCATATAG
- the sele gene encoding E-selectin isoform X2, with protein MTRGSKISWTSQMLLCSMLCMWTTVESWSYFYSNTTMDWEQARSWCRENYTDMVAIQNQDEIGHLNAWLPRAPTYYWIGIRKIDNVWTWVGTNKPLTAEATNWAQGEPNNGKQGRSGKREDCVEMYIKREKQTGKWNDEQCSKQKTALCYTAACKNDSCRYGDCVETINSHTCACFDGFYGEKCEEVVKCEQMEVTVPYKGSVNCTHKYGNFSFNSSCEYSCEEGYELSMSRPLRCTGSKEWSEQPPTCEAVQCPELTRPEGGSMNCFTPLGHSRYQSTCVFACDEGYIQAGSSSDTLQCEASGRWNASQPSCVAVQLPARPTLENGFVSCGPTDMKFIYRNTCSFSCGPGYHLVGLNTVTYTSAADWGENIPRCEAITCQDPEGAPHLITTCSSSSSELRLGSTCSFDCGAGFVLQGADTVLCSDDGRWSGAIPTCKAMECPAPEIPTSGRISCSLPLSSPASPETPHPLGMVCTFTCDEGHELDGAPSMECEDPGQWTSSPPTCTVVKCEQKEVTVPYKGSVNCTHKYGNFSFDSSCEYSCEEGYELSMSRPLRCTGSKEWSEQPPTCEAVQCPELTRPEGGSMNCFTPLGHSRYQSTCVFACDEGYVQAGSSSDTLQCEASGRWNASQPSCVAITCQDPEGAPHLITTCSSSSSELRLGSTCSFDCGAGFVLQGADTVLCSDDGRWSGAIPTCKAMECPAPEIPTSGRISCSLPLSSPASPETPHPLGMVCTFTCDEGHELEGAPSMECEDPGQWTSSPPTCTALRCPLLEAPENGDINCSNSELVFNSQCSFTCTPEYSLDGHELLNCDRHGNWTGERPTCQASPSKMSAITSGVAAGGALLSGLFLVIWILKRLKQKKKDTFELSSNSDIEAPPQVYKNSFDSLI; from the exons ATG ACACGTGGATCCAAGATCTCATGGACCAGCCAGATGCTTCTTTGTTCAA TGCTGTGCATGTGGACTACTGTGGAGAGCTGGTCTTACTTCTACTCCAACACCACTATGGATTGGGAGCAAGCTAGATCCTGGTGCAGGGAGAACTACACGGACATGGTGGCCATCCAGAACCAGGACGAGATCGGGCATCTCAACGCCTGGCTGCCCAGGGCACCCACTTACTACTGGATTGGGATCCGCAAGATCGACAATGTCTGGACCTGGGTGGGCACCAACAAGCCTCTGACAGCAGAAGCAACCAACTGGGCACAGGGTGAACCAAACAACGGCAAGCAGGGGCGTTCCGGGAAGAGGGAGGACTGTGTGGAGATGTACataaagagggagaagcagACAGGCAAGTGGAATGATGAGCAGTGCAGCAAACAGAAGACCGCTCTGTGCTACACAG CGGCCTGTAAGAATGACTCATGTCGCTATGGAGACTGCGTGGAAACCATCAACAGCCACACGTGCGCTTGTTTCGATGGCTTTTATGGAGAGAAGTGTGAAGAGG TTGTTAAGTGTGAACAAATGGAGGTGACTGTCCCTTATAAAGGAAGTGTCAACTGCACTCACAAGTATGGAAACTTCTCCTTCAACTCATCGTGCGAGTATTCCTGTGAGGAAGGATACGAGCTGAGTATGTCGAGACCCCTGAGATGCACTGGCTCCAAAGAGTGGTCGGAGCAGCCTCCTACATGTGAAG CCGTCCAGTGTCCGGAGCTGACTCGTCCTGAAGGAGGATCCATGAATTGCTTCACTCCTCTGGGCCACTCGAGGTACCAGTCCAcctgtgtgtttgcctgtgacGAGGGCTACATCCAAGCTGGTTCCTCCTCTGACACTCTGCAATGTGAGGCATCAGGACGGTGGAATGCCTCGCAGCCGTCTTGTGTTG CTGTGCAGTTACCTGCTCGCCCGACGCTGGAGAATGGCTTTGTCAGCTGTGGACCCACAGATATGAAGTTCATCTACAGAAACACCTGCAGCTTCAGCTGCGGCCCTGGCTACCACCTGGTGGGACTGAACACGGTGACATACACATCAGCGGCTGATTGGGGTGAAAACATTCCTCGCTGTGAAG CAATCACATGTCAGGATCCAGAGGGAGCTCCTCACCTGATCACCACGTGCAGCAGCTCTTCCTCTGAGCTGCGGCTAGGCTCCACCTGCAGCTTCGACTGTGGAGCCGGCTTTGTGCTGCAGGGAGCAGACACCGTGCTGTGTTCTGATGACGGGCGGTGGAGTGGAGCCATACCTACCTGCAAAG CAATGGAATGTCCTGCCCCCGAGATTCCAACAAGTGGCCGCATCAGCTGcagcctccctctgtcttcacCTGCTTCTCCCGAGACCCCCCATCCACTTGGTATGGTCTGCACTTTTACCTGTGACGAAGGCCACGAGTTGGACGGTGCTCCCAGCATGGAGTGTGAGGATCCAGGCCAGTGGACCTCCTCACCACCCACGTGCACAG TTGTTAAGTGTGAACAAAAGGAGGTGACTGTCCCTTATAAAGGAAGTGTCAACTGCACTCACAAGTACGGAAACTTCTCCTTCGACTCATCGTGCGAGTATTCCTGTGAGGAAGGATACGAGCTGAGTATGTCGAGACCCCTGAGATGCACTGGCTCCAAAGAGTGGTCGGAGCAGCCTCCTACATGTGAAG CCGTCCAGTGTCCGGAGCTGACTCGTCCTGAAGGAGGATCCATGAATTGCTTCACTCCTCTGGGCCACTCGAGGTACCAGTCCAcctgtgtgtttgcctgtgacGAGGGCTACGTCCAAGCTGGTTCCTCCTCTGACACTCTGCAATGTGAGGCATCAGGACGGTGGAATGCCTCGCAGCCGTCTTGTGTTG CGATCACATGTCAGGATCCAGAGGGAGCTCCTCACCTGATCACCACGTGCAGCAGCTCTTCCTCTGAGCTGCGGCTAGGCTCTACCTGCAGCTTCGACTGTGGAGCCGGCTTTGTGCTGCAGGGAGCAGACACCGTGCTGTGTTCTGATGACGGGCGGTGGAGTGGAGCCATACCTACCTGCAAAG CAATGGAATGTCCTGCCCCCGAGATTCCAACAAGTGGCCGCATCAGCTGcagcctccctctgtcttcacCTGCTTCTCCCGAGACCCCCCATCCACTTGGTATGGTCTGCACTTTTACCTGTGACGAAGGCCACGAGTTGGAAGGTGCTCCCAGCATGGAGTGTGAGGATCCAGGCCAGTGGACCTCCTCACCACCCACGTGCACAG CTCTAAGGTGCCCGTTGCTCGAGGCTCCAGAAAATGGTGACATCAACTGCTCAAACAGCGAGCTTGTGTTCAACTCTCAGTGCTCCTTCACGTGCACCCCAGAATACTCCCTGGATGGGCATGAGCTGCTGAACTGTGATCGCCATGGCAACTGGACTGGGGAGAGACCCACCTgccaag CTTCCCCATCCAAGATGAGTGCTATAACCTCTGGTgtggcagcagggggcgctctgCTAAGTGGTCTGTTTCTTGTTATTTGGATCCTGAAACGactgaaacagaagaagaaagacacatTTGAGCTGAGCAG TAACTCCGACATAGAGGCCCCTCCCCAGGTCTACAAAAACAGCTTTGACAGTCTCATATAG
- the LOC124854738 gene encoding E-selectin-like produces the protein MQWTLILLLGSSLAETTWGWTYHYSKETMTWAKARQYCMTNYTDMVVFQSQEENDYLVSLLPNRTGTPYYWIGITKTHMNETWTWLGNNSTWIGNGSWADDEPNNNHSTEFCVEIYINIGEQRGKWNDEKCSNKKYPVCYQAQCNETACGRGTCRETINSITCHCEPGFKGDRCQTAVECPHLPQSDNGDVSCSEGNQTFNSTCQLKCHLGFMLTGLSTITCGANAVWSGPRPTCRSYKHALLAVVGCGALSAVCCVCCCWMKRRKRKTHAQRRQPEEVTCPSSEVHG, from the exons ATGCAGTGGACTCTAATCCTCCTTCTTG GTAGCTCCTTGGCTGAAACTACTTGGGGCTGGACGTACCACTACTCAAAGGAAACCATGACCTGGGCCAAGGCTCGGCAGTACTGCATGACCAATTACACAGACATGGTGGTCTTCCAAAGCCAGGAGGAGAATGACTATCTCGTCTCCCTGCTGCCAAACAGAACTGGGACTCCATATTATTGGATTGGAATCACCAAAACCCACATGAATGAAACCTGGACCTGGCTGGGCAACAACAGCACGTGGATCGGCAACGGGTCGTGGGCAGACGACGagcccaacaacaaccacagcaCAGAGTTTTGTGTGGAGATCTACATCAATATAGGCGAACAACGAGGGAAGTGGAATGATGAGAAATGCTCCAATAAGAAATATCCCGTTTGTTACCAAG CCCAGTGTAACGAAACAGCATGCGGCCGAGGAACATGTCGGGAGACTATCAACAGCATAACCTGCCACTGTGAACCTGGATTTAAAGGAGACAGGTGCCAAACAG CGGTGGAATGTCCCCATCTGCCCCAGAGTGATAACGGAGACGTAAGCTGCTCAGAGGGAAACCAGACATTTAACTCAACCTGTCAACTAAAATGCCATCTCGGCTTCATGCTGACGGGGTTATCAACCATTACCTGCGGGGCCAATGCGGTCTGGAGTGGCCCAAGACCTACTTGCAGAA GCTATAAACATGCTCTTTTAGCTGTGGTTGGGTGTGGCGCCCTCTCAGCCGTCTGCTGCGTCTGTTGTTGCTGGATGAAACGCAGAAAAA GGAAGACACATGCCCAACGAAG GCAGCCTGAAGAAGTGACATGTCCATCCAGTGAGGTGCACGGATAA